A window of Longimicrobium sp. genomic DNA:
TCTCTTCCTCCGTTCCCTCCGTTCCCTCCGTGTGATCTCATTCTTTCAGGTGTTTTATCTAACTCATTGCAGGCACGCAACATGCAAGCTCCTCACGGCCAACCTCGGCAGAAAGAGGAGGCGCAGATGAGCATCAGGCGAACGTTGATTCTGGCGGCGGCGAGCGCGGGATTCCTGGGCGCGGCGGCGGGGTGCAGCGGCGGCTCGCCCACGGGCGCCACGCCGATGGACATCGCCGATCCGCCGGTGCGCGACACCTCGGGGTTCATCCCGCCCGCGCCGCCGCTGACGACGCCGTAACGCATACGCAGAACGGGGCGCCGCGGCGGATTTCCGCCTTAGCGCCCCGCATCATCCCGCCCCCCGCAGGCGCCGCCCCCGCCTGCGGGAGCGGGATGCCTGCTTTCTGCCGATCTCCCTACTGCACCACCACCGTCCCCTGCATGAAGGGGTGCGGCGTGCAGTGATAGCCGGACGTGCCTGCCGCGGCGAAGGTGTGCTGGAAGGTGGCGAAGCGCGCCAGCAGCCCCGAGTCCCACGCGGGCGTGTTGGACGTGCTGGAGTGCTGCGTGCTGGCCGCGCTGCAGTTCACCCAGGTGACGGTGGTGCCCGGCGCCACGTTCAGGTTCGACGGAGAGAAGCCGAAGTCCACGATCCGCACCACGTTGGCGGGCTGGGTGCCGGTGCACAGCTCCTCGCCGGTGGGCGCGGTGACCTGCACGTGCTCGCTGAAGCAGCCGCCCAGCCCGGCCACCGTCACCAGCGCGGCGAAGGCCGCGCACGCGAAGGAATAGCTCGCTCGCAGGTTCATTTGACCACCACCGTTCCCTTCATGAAGGGGTGCGGAGTGCAGTGGAAGGCGTAGGTGCCCGGCCGCAGGAAGGTGTGCCGCCAGCTGTTTCCCGAGCCGATCAGCCCCGACTGGAACGACCCGTCGTCGGCGGTGACGGAGTGCTGCAGCGGGTCGTTGTTGGTCCACTCCACCGTGGTCCCCGCCTCGATTTCAATGCGCGCCGGCACGAACGCCAGGTTGCGCATCCCCGCCTTCACGATCCTGCCCGTCCCCTGCGCCGAGTCCACGTCGGCGGTCGGCCCCGCGGGG
This region includes:
- a CDS encoding plastocyanin/azurin family copper-binding protein; its protein translation is MNLRASYSFACAAFAALVTVAGLGGCFSEHVQVTAPTGEELCTGTQPANVVRIVDFGFSPSNLNVAPGTTVTWVNCSAASTQHSSTSNTPAWDSGLLARFATFQHTFAAAGTSGYHCTPHPFMQGTVVVQ